The following is a genomic window from Bordetella petrii.
GTTCGCGCGCGGCGTTTTCGAGCACCGTCTGGCCCTCGGCCAGCACGGCGGCCATGAGTAGGTTTTCGGTGCCCGTGACCGTGACCATGTCGGTGCGGATGGAGGCGCCCTTCAGGCGCGCGGCCTGCGCCACCACGAAGCCATGCTCGATGCGGATGTCCGCGCCCAGCGCCGCCATGCCCTTGATGTGCTGGTCGACCGGGCGCTGGCCGATGGTGCAGCCGCCCGGCAGGCTGACGCGAGCCTGGCCGAAGCGCGCCAGCAGCGGCCCCAGCACCAGGATGGACGCGCGCATGGTCTTGACCAGATCGTAGGGGGCTTCGAGATTGTCGACCTGGCTGGCCTGCACGGTGACGATGCCGTCGGCCCCGCGCTCGGCGCGCACGCCCATGCGGCCCAGCAGGCGCAGCATGGTAGAGGTGTCGTTCAGGTCGGGCACGTTGGCCAGGACCAGCGGGTCGGCGGTGAGCAGGCCGGCGCACAGGATGGGCAGGGCCGAGTTCTTGGCCCCCGAGATGGTGACTTCGCCGCGCAACTGCGCGCCGCCGGTAATGCGTAGCTTGTCCATCAGTTGCCTGCCTTGGCGTATTCTTCGGGGGTCATCGTGCGCATGGACAGCGCGTGGATTTCAGCCTTCATGCGTTCGCCCAGCGCGGCGTACACCAGCTGGTGCCGCGCGATCAGGCGCTTGCCCTCGAAGGCGGGGCTGACGATCACCGCGTCGAAGTGCGAGCCGTCGCCCTGCACGTCCAGATGTTCGCAGGGCAGGTTGTCGGCGATGTATTGGCGGACCTGCTCGGGGGTGGGTAGCATGGACGTCAGTTCCTGAGTTTGTAGCCGCTGGCCAGCAGCCGCATCGCGAAGATCGCCAGCACGGCGAATACCCCCGATACCACGGCCAGGCTGTGCCACGGCGAGACATCCGATACCGAGAAAAACCCGTAGCGGAAGCCGTCGATAGTGTAGAAGATGGGGTTCCAGTGCGACACCGCCTGCCAGAAGGGCGGCAGCGTGTGAATGGAATAGAACACGCCCGACAAGAACGTGGCCGGCATGATCAGGAAGTTCTGGAATACCGCCAGTTGGTCGAATTTTTCGGACCACAGGCCGGCGACCAGGCCCAGCGTGCCCATGATGCCGCTGGCGAGAACGGCGAAGATCACGATCCAGAGCGGGTGGGCCGGCGGCAGCGGCGTGAAGCACACGGCCACCAGCCACACACAGGCCCCCACCGCCAGGCCGCGCGCCATGGCGGCCAGCAGGTAGGCCGAGAAAATCTCGCGGTGCGACAGCGGCGGCAGCAGCACGAACACCAGGTTGCCCGTGATGCGGCTCTGGATCAGCGACGACGACGGGTTGGCGAAGGCATTCTGCAGCATGCTCATCATCATCAGCCCGGGGATCAGGAACGAGGTGTACGGCACGGTGCCATACACCATGACGCGCCCCTCCAGCACGTGGGCGAACACCAGCAGGTACAGCAGCGCCGTGACCACTGGCGCGGCGATGGTCTGGAAGGCGACTTTCCAGAAGCGCAGCAGTTCCTTGCGCAGCAGGGTGGGAAAGCCCGAGCCGGCATCCAGGCGGGGCTGCACCAGCGGGGCGGCGGGAGTAAGAGGCGGAGTCACGAGGCGATCTCTTCGGGTTCGAGGTCGGCCACGGGGGCGTCGTCGCGGTGCATGATGCGCACGAAGGCGTCTTCGAGGTCGACGCCGCCCACGCGGGCCAGCAGCGCCTGGGTGGTGTCCAGCGCCACGATGCGGCCGGCCTTGAGCATGGCGATGCGGCCGCACAGGGCTTCCGCTTCTTCCAGGTAGTGCGTGGTCAGCATGATGGTGTGGCCGGCTTTGTTCAGGCGCGAGATGAATTCCCACAGGGTGCGGCGCAGGTCGACGTCGACGCCCGCGGTGGGTTCGTCCAGCACGATGACGGGCGGCCGGTGCACCAGCGCCTGGGCCACCAGCACGCGCCGCTTCATGCCGCCCGACAGGGCGCGCATGTTGGCGTTGGCCTTGTCGGCCAGCCCCAGGTTGAACAGGATTTCGTCGATCCAGTCGTCGTTCTTGCGCAGGCCGAAATAGCCGGACTGGATGCGCAGGGTTTCGCGCACAGTGAAGAACGGATCGTAGACGAGTTCTTGCGGCACCACGCCCAGCGCGCGGCGGGCCGATTTGTAGTCGGTGGCGACATCGTAGCCGCACACGCTGGCGCGGCCGCTGGTGGCGCGGGCCAGGCCGGCCAGGATGGAAATCAGGGTGGTCTTGCCGGCGCCGTTGGGGCCCAGCAGGCCGAAGAATTCACCCGGCTCGATGGTCAGGCTGACGTCGTTCAGGGCCTGGAAGCCCGGGCCAGCGGTGTGCCCAAGCAGCCGTTTCCAGCCAGGCGAGCGCGGCGGGTAGATCTTGGAGACGTGATCGAGACTGACGGCGGACATGACAGCGGCGAGAAAGCCCTGGAAAGAGCGAATCGCCCATTATAAATGGCAGCCCGCGGCCGGGCCGCGGGCCAGCGCGCGGGGGTTACTGGTTGCGCTGGTTCAGGGCCTTGATCAGGCCGTCGATGCCGGACTGGTTGATTTCCTGGGCGAACTGGTTACGGTAGTTCTGGATCAGCCAGATGCCTTCGACGTTCATGTCGTAGATGCGCCAGCCCTGCTGGGGGTCTTTTTCCAGGCGGTAGTCCACGCCCACCGGCTGGCCGTTGGCCTGGGTGATCAGGCTGCGCACCACCACATCATCGGCGTTGGGGTCGCCGCGAAACGGCAGCAGCTTGATGGTGGTGGCCTGCGTGACGCCCGTGAGCGCGCCGCTGTAGGTGCGGATCAGGGTGCCCCGGAAGGCGTCGGCCAGCGCTGTTTTCTGCTCGGCAGTGGCCTGGCGCCAGTAGCGGCCGGCCGCCAGCTGGGTGGTCTTGCGGAAATTGACGTAGGGCAGGATGTAGGTGTCGACCGCCTGGTTCACGCGGGCCAGGTCGCCCGAGCGCAGCTGGCCGTCGGCCTTGAGCGCGGCCAGGGCTTCGTTGGCCGCGTCCAGCACGAACTGGTCGGGCGCGCCGTGGGGGTCGGGTTTGGCCTGGGCGGCGGCGGTGGCCGTCAGCAGGCCGAGCACGCCGGCGAAGAACAGACGCTGCAACAGGGAATAGACAGGAAACCGCATGAGAACTCCTCGCTGTTAGGGGCGCCCGCGCCGTTACGGTTTGGGCGCGGCCGGCGGCTGGGCCGGGGCGGAGGCCGGAGCCGCCTTGTCGTCGCCATCGTCGCTGTAATCGGGCAGGTCGCCGCCGTCGTCGCTGTAGTCGGGCAGGTTGCCCTCGCCGGTGGCGGTGCCCCGCACCATGGCGGCCCGGCGCTGCAGGTAGGCGTCGCGCACGAAGCTGTACGGATCGAGCGCGACCCGGTCGACCATGTCGGTGGTGTCGAGCAGGCTGGCGCGCGTGTCGACGATGTCGAGGCCCCACAGCGAATTGCGCCAGCGCGTGTTTTCGATGGCGCCCGGGTTGGAATAGGTGATCATGCCGCCCTGCCAGTCGCCGATCAGGCCCACGCCGTCGCGCACCGTGCTGGCGCCCAGGATGGGCAGCACCAGGTACGGGCCCTGGCCAAAGCCCCACACGCCAAGCGTGGTGCCGAAATCGTTGGGGATCTTGCGGGCGCCATTGGCCGACGCGACGTCGAAACAGCCGCCGATGCCCATGGTGGTGTTGAACAGGAAGCGGCCCAGGGTATTGACGAAGTCGTGGCCGCGGCCCTGCAGGAAGCTGTTGGTGGCGCCCCACAGGTCGCCCACGTTGCTGAACATGTTGTGGATGCAGCTGCGTACCGGCTGCGGGGTGACGTAGGTATAGGCCTGCGCCACCGGCTTGAGCAGGGCGCGGTCGACCGTGTCGTTGAACTTGTACACGCCGCGGTTGAAGCCTTCCCAGGGATCGCGCGGGTCGGGGTTGCCAGGCGTGGCGCAGCCCGCCGTGAGGGCGCAGGCTGCCAGGACGGAGGCAAGACGGGCGTAAGTAGGCATATTCATGGTCGGACGGCCCCCGGGGGCAAGTTCGGGTCGGTTTTCAGTGTGCCGGCGTGACGGGCGTGCGCGGCTCAAAACGGGCAATTATGTACGGCGTGTCGGGAAAAGGGGTTAATTCCCCGGTGTCGAGCCCTGTTTTTCGGCGCTGCCGTACAGGAACTTGCTGATCAACTGTTCGAGCACGACGGCGCTCTGGGTGTAGCGGATCTTGCCGCCGTCGGCGAAGTTCTCTTCTTCGCTGCCTGCCGACAGCCCGACGTATTGTTCGCCCAGCAGACCCGACGTGAGGATGGACGCGGAGGAATCTTTGGGAAACTGGTAGCCCTCTTCGAGGTCGAGCGTGACCACGGCCTGGAAGACCTTGTCGTCGAAGCTGATCTTGCCGACCCGGCCCACCACCACGCCGGCGCTCTTGACCGGGGCGCGGACTTTCAGGCCGCCGATGTTGTCGAAGTTGGCGGTCAGGGTATAGGTGGGGGTGAATGAAAAGCTGCTGAGATTGCCTGCCCGCAGGGCCAGGAACACCAGCGCGGCGGCGCCCAGCAGCACGAAGAGCCCCACCCAGAAATCGGTTTTTTCGCGTGACATGATGAATCCGTATCAGTTGCCAAACATCAGGGCGGTAAGGAGGAAGTCGAGGCCCAGCACCGCCAGCGAGCCCACCACCACGGTACGCGTCGTGGCGCGCGCCACGCCTTCGGGCGTGGGCCGCGCCTGCCAGCCTTCGTACAGGGCAACCAGAGTGACGGTAACGCCGAACACCAGGCTTTTCAGTACGCCGTTGGCCACGTCGTCCCAGACGTCGACGCCGCTTTGCATCTGCGACCAGAACGCGCCGGCGTCGACGCCGATGAGCAGCACGCCCACCACCCAGCCGCCCAGGATGCCCACCATGGAAAACACGGCGGCCAGCACCGGCATGGCGATGATGCCGCCCCACAAGCGCGGCACCAGCACCCGACGCATCGGGTCGACCGCCATGACTTCCATCGCGGCGAGCTGCTCGCCGGCCTTCATGAGGCCGATTTCAGCGGTAAGCGAGGTGCCGGCGCGCCCGGCGAACAGCAGCGCCGTGACGACCGGGCCCAGTTCGCGCACCAGCGACAGCGCCACCAGCAGGCCCAGCGCTTCTTCGGAGCCATAGCGGTTCAGGGTGTAGTAGCCCTGCAACCCGAGCACGAAGCCGACGAACATGCCGGAGACGATAATGATCAGCAGCGAATAGTTGCCGATGAAATGAACCTGCTGCGACACCAGGCGCGGGCGCGATACGGCGATGCCGCTGCGCGCCAGCAAGGCGCCCAGGAAACGGGTAAAGAACCCCACGCCACTGACCTGGGCGCGCACCCAACCGCCCAGCGCTTGCACCGGCCCGCTCATGGTTTGCGCCCCTCTTGTTGCGCCAGCCAGGCCTGGAAGGCCGGCGTGTCGGGATACTGGAAGGCCACCGGGCCGTCGGGCTCGCCGCGCAGGAACTGCCTGACGTACGGGTCTTGCGAGTCGGACAGGGTTTGCGGCGTGCCGGCGGCTACCAGCCGGCCCTGCCCCACCAGATAAACCTGGTCGGCGATGGCGAACGATTCTTGTACGTCGTGCGTGATCAGCACCGAGGCACAGTGCAGGCGGTCGGCCAGGTCGCGGATCAGGCGCGCGGTGATGCCCATGGAAATCGGGTCCAGGCCGGCGAAGGGTTCGTCGTAAAGAATGAGCTCGGGTTCGAGCACCACGGCGCGCGCCAGCGCGACGCGCCGCGACATGCCGCCGGAAATCTCGGCCACCCGCAGGTGCGCGGCGGCGCGCAGGCCGACTGCGTCGAGCTTGTCGAGCACCCGCGCCGTGACTTCAGGTTCGGGCAGGCGGGTGTGCTCGCGCAGGGGGAAGGCCACGTTTTCGAAGACGTTCAGGTCGGTGAACAGCGCGCCCTGCTGGAACAACACGCCCATGCGCTTGCGCAGCGCTTGCACCGTGTCGCCGTTGGCCTGGCCGATGTCGGTGCCGAATACCCGCACCTGGCCGCGCAGCGCCGGCAACTGGCCGGTGGCCGCGCGCAGCAGCGTGGTCTTGCCGGAACCCGAGCCGCCCATGACGGCCACCACCTGGCCTGCCTGGACGGCCATGTTGATGTCTTGCAATACCGTGAAGTCGCCATAGCCGAGCGCCACCCCGTCGAGCGACAGGGCGAGATCCGGGCTATCGGGAATGTGATCGGGCATAGGCAATGGCAAGTGGGCCGGAGCTGGCAAAGGTGAGCCCGGCAGCGGCGATCATTGTAACGTGCCCTCGCGCTGCCGCTGATGTGCCTGATGGTGACCTTATTGCACCCTTATGTTGCCATTTTTGAGCACTTGCGGCCATTTGCAGAGATCGCGGGCGGCGCTGGCCGGCCTGTCCTCGCAGTGCCGCCCGCCGCCTGCCCGACCGGACGCTTGCCGCCGTGGCTAAGCGCGTTGCGGCAGCGCCAGCGCTCCGGCGGCCAGCAGCGCGGCGCTGGCCGCCAGCACTGCCGGCAGCCCGATGCCGTGGCGAGCCGCCCACGCCGCTGCCAACGGGCCCAGGATCTGGCCCAGGGCGAAGGCGGCTGTCATGGCGGCCGCGGCACGGGCGGCATTGCCGCCCGCGCTGCGGCGCGCGGCCTGCATGC
Proteins encoded in this region:
- a CDS encoding BolA family protein, coding for MLPTPEQVRQYIADNLPCEHLDVQGDGSHFDAVIVSPAFEGKRLIARHQLVYAALGERMKAEIHALSMRTMTPEEYAKAGN
- a CDS encoding ABC transporter permease, translating into MTPPLTPAAPLVQPRLDAGSGFPTLLRKELLRFWKVAFQTIAAPVVTALLYLLVFAHVLEGRVMVYGTVPYTSFLIPGLMMMSMLQNAFANPSSSLIQSRITGNLVFVLLPPLSHREIFSAYLLAAMARGLAVGACVWLVAVCFTPLPPAHPLWIVIFAVLASGIMGTLGLVAGLWSEKFDQLAVFQNFLIMPATFLSGVFYSIHTLPPFWQAVSHWNPIFYTIDGFRYGFFSVSDVSPWHSLAVVSGVFAVLAIFAMRLLASGYKLRN
- a CDS encoding ABC transporter ATP-binding protein, coding for MSAVSLDHVSKIYPPRSPGWKRLLGHTAGPGFQALNDVSLTIEPGEFFGLLGPNGAGKTTLISILAGLARATSGRASVCGYDVATDYKSARRALGVVPQELVYDPFFTVRETLRIQSGYFGLRKNDDWIDEILFNLGLADKANANMRALSGGMKRRVLVAQALVHRPPVIVLDEPTAGVDVDLRRTLWEFISRLNKAGHTIMLTTHYLEEAEALCGRIAMLKAGRIVALDTTQALLARVGGVDLEDAFVRIMHRDDAPVADLEPEEIAS
- a CDS encoding MlaC/ttg2D family ABC transporter substrate-binding protein gives rise to the protein MRFPVYSLLQRLFFAGVLGLLTATAAAQAKPDPHGAPDQFVLDAANEALAALKADGQLRSGDLARVNQAVDTYILPYVNFRKTTQLAAGRYWRQATAEQKTALADAFRGTLIRTYSGALTGVTQATTIKLLPFRGDPNADDVVVRSLITQANGQPVGVDYRLEKDPQQGWRIYDMNVEGIWLIQNYRNQFAQEINQSGIDGLIKALNQRNQ
- a CDS encoding MlaA family lipoprotein; its protein translation is MNMPTYARLASVLAACALTAGCATPGNPDPRDPWEGFNRGVYKFNDTVDRALLKPVAQAYTYVTPQPVRSCIHNMFSNVGDLWGATNSFLQGRGHDFVNTLGRFLFNTTMGIGGCFDVASANGARKIPNDFGTTLGVWGFGQGPYLVLPILGASTVRDGVGLIGDWQGGMITYSNPGAIENTRWRNSLWGLDIVDTRASLLDTTDMVDRVALDPYSFVRDAYLQRRAAMVRGTATGEGNLPDYSDDGGDLPDYSDDGDDKAAPASAPAQPPAAPKP
- the mlaD gene encoding outer membrane lipid asymmetry maintenance protein MlaD yields the protein MSREKTDFWVGLFVLLGAAALVFLALRAGNLSSFSFTPTYTLTANFDNIGGLKVRAPVKSAGVVVGRVGKISFDDKVFQAVVTLDLEEGYQFPKDSSASILTSGLLGEQYVGLSAGSEEENFADGGKIRYTQSAVVLEQLISKFLYGSAEKQGSTPGN
- the mlaE gene encoding lipid asymmetry maintenance ABC transporter permease subunit MlaE, which codes for MSGPVQALGGWVRAQVSGVGFFTRFLGALLARSGIAVSRPRLVSQQVHFIGNYSLLIIIVSGMFVGFVLGLQGYYTLNRYGSEEALGLLVALSLVRELGPVVTALLFAGRAGTSLTAEIGLMKAGEQLAAMEVMAVDPMRRVLVPRLWGGIIAMPVLAAVFSMVGILGGWVVGVLLIGVDAGAFWSQMQSGVDVWDDVANGVLKSLVFGVTVTLVALYEGWQARPTPEGVARATTRTVVVGSLAVLGLDFLLTALMFGN
- a CDS encoding ABC transporter ATP-binding protein, which produces MPDHIPDSPDLALSLDGVALGYGDFTVLQDINMAVQAGQVVAVMGGSGSGKTTLLRAATGQLPALRGQVRVFGTDIGQANGDTVQALRKRMGVLFQQGALFTDLNVFENVAFPLREHTRLPEPEVTARVLDKLDAVGLRAAAHLRVAEISGGMSRRVALARAVVLEPELILYDEPFAGLDPISMGITARLIRDLADRLHCASVLITHDVQESFAIADQVYLVGQGRLVAAGTPQTLSDSQDPYVRQFLRGEPDGPVAFQYPDTPAFQAWLAQQEGRKP